Proteins encoded in a region of the Clostridium beijerinckii genome:
- the mreD gene encoding rod shape-determining protein MreD, with protein sequence MEKLIIILISIGLVILDNSLIPFFSIKGAYPSLIFTFAIAYSLVNKKERAVFMGVVSGILQDIFFFNGFGVNSLLNLFLCLLASFIGAGIIKTKRLIPVISAFFITIIKYAGVMLIFNFFNIEIQFSKSIIMGVYNGVIMFFVYKLVMNVYDDEYSKQRWRFR encoded by the coding sequence ATGGAAAAATTAATTATTATTTTGATTTCTATAGGATTGGTTATATTAGATAACTCACTAATTCCTTTTTTTTCAATAAAGGGAGCTTATCCCAGTTTAATATTTACTTTTGCTATAGCTTATTCATTAGTCAATAAGAAAGAACGAGCTGTATTTATGGGTGTTGTGAGTGGGATACTTCAAGATATTTTCTTTTTTAATGGTTTTGGTGTAAATTCATTATTGAATTTATTTCTATGTCTTCTAGCAAGTTTTATTGGAGCAGGAATAATAAAGACTAAGAGACTGATACCTGTGATCTCGGCTTTTTTTATAACAATAATTAAATACGCAGGAGTTATGTTGATATTTAATTTTTTTAATATTGAAATACAATTTTCTAAAAGTATCATTATGGGGGTATACAACGGAGTAATAATGTTTTTTGTGTATAAATTAGTAATGAATGTTTATGATGATGAGTATTCAAAGCAAAGATGGAGGTTTAGATGA
- a CDS encoding penicillin-binding transpeptidase domain-containing protein, with translation MIVNKPTNKKKKKISRYTVLSIIMIAIFSVIILKLLYIQVFNYDEYKDKADVTSTRFISEKAPRGKIYDDKGNVLATNIQTYTITYTETKDADKQFYITMKELFKILDENGEGIQDSLPLKIDGNNNIYFEYKTNEKQSQNIEELRFKKDRGLNDTLKNKMFKDVEELSDEQNAKLDEELLKITPDDAFYALVKSYNLIGLVDPDYDSKEKKNVYSKMEGKDLTDMILKEGYSLNDIRKFMLVKDAIKMQSFKGYKSVTIAENIKKDTSLIVMQKKYDLPGINVSSAPIRSYPYNNLASSVLGYVSSINDTQKSTYELKGYDVSSDSVGKSGIESAFEEQLKGVKGGTTVKVNSKGSVSQELFKLEPYPGDDVHLTIDRDIQYAAEQALADKIADMQATGRDDKGNRLLNATRGALVAVEVKTGRVLALTSYPNLNPNLFTVPGQLTPEQYKDYFNPDLEKFGQEFIKRMGLNKTVDDLFPVRNGVRWDKFDLYPKATFNYATQSLIPPGSTFKPLTAVAGLESGVITPGEMINDTGVFNIHPEIFGKAFKPGGLEAAQGNISLTTAIAKSINFYFYETATRMYIQAGGKANNVEALNSLAKYAWQFGLGVDPNSNAKKSTGIEIGESFGQTYNFTDNKKNFLAMSTDNIITFLDNGEYNGVFFAPIHLKDSDNDNDAVKAAKKAIKDKVKDAIDKNSDNQQAVSHDFFAKDIKKDVLNLMNNSDEYKASISGRSVNIDSQATIVAEELAQFATNDMPGQVRSPGSLVSASIGQGMNNFTPLQLVSYISTIANGGTRYKIHLVDKVTDGDGNIVQEFKPEVLNTVKMSKETQDAVKQGMTAVNQEADGTGSSTFLGYPIPTAGKTGTADVSDDQLEKGREPYATYVSFAPANDPQIAVAAVVFDGGHGSNIASVVKSVYDAYFKDQLKNDTQYTSSSDTWKKYVLGNPYTQEANASQANTNQTH, from the coding sequence ATGATAGTAAATAAACCAACTAATAAAAAGAAAAAGAAGATTTCTAGATATACAGTTTTATCTATAATTATGATAGCTATATTTTCAGTGATCATTCTAAAATTGTTATATATTCAAGTATTTAATTATGATGAATATAAGGATAAAGCAGATGTAACATCAACAAGATTTATATCAGAAAAAGCCCCAAGGGGTAAAATATATGATGACAAAGGAAATGTTTTAGCAACTAATATTCAAACATACACTATTACATATACGGAAACAAAAGATGCTGATAAACAGTTTTATATAACTATGAAAGAACTTTTTAAAATATTGGATGAAAATGGAGAAGGCATTCAGGATTCGTTACCTTTAAAAATTGATGGTAATAATAATATATATTTTGAGTATAAAACTAATGAGAAACAATCCCAAAATATAGAGGAATTGAGATTTAAAAAGGATAGGGGACTGAATGACACTCTAAAAAACAAAATGTTCAAGGATGTTGAAGAATTATCGGATGAACAAAATGCAAAACTAGATGAAGAACTTCTGAAAATAACTCCTGATGATGCATTTTATGCATTAGTTAAATCGTATAATTTAATTGGCCTTGTAGATCCAGATTATGACTCAAAAGAAAAGAAGAATGTCTATTCTAAAATGGAAGGCAAGGATTTAACAGATATGATTTTAAAAGAAGGGTATTCTTTAAATGATATTAGAAAATTTATGCTTGTAAAAGATGCTATAAAAATGCAAAGTTTTAAAGGATATAAATCAGTAACTATTGCAGAGAATATTAAGAAAGATACTTCATTAATAGTAATGCAAAAGAAATACGATTTGCCAGGAATAAATGTGAGTTCGGCACCTATAAGATCATACCCATATAATAATTTAGCATCTTCAGTTTTAGGGTATGTATCTTCAATTAATGATACACAAAAATCAACATATGAACTTAAAGGATATGATGTTTCATCAGATTCTGTAGGAAAGTCTGGAATAGAATCGGCTTTCGAAGAACAATTAAAAGGAGTTAAGGGTGGAACAACTGTTAAAGTTAACTCTAAAGGAAGTGTTTCGCAAGAATTATTTAAACTTGAACCTTATCCGGGAGATGATGTTCATCTTACAATAGATAGAGATATTCAATATGCAGCAGAGCAAGCATTGGCAGATAAAATTGCTGATATGCAGGCTACCGGAAGAGATGATAAAGGAAATAGACTATTGAATGCAACCAGAGGTGCATTGGTAGCAGTTGAAGTTAAAACTGGAAGGGTATTAGCTTTAACAAGTTATCCTAATTTGAATCCAAATTTATTTACAGTTCCAGGACAGTTAACTCCTGAGCAGTATAAAGATTATTTTAATCCTGATCTAGAAAAGTTTGGACAGGAGTTTATTAAAAGAATGGGACTTAATAAAACTGTTGATGATTTGTTCCCAGTAAGAAATGGAGTTAGATGGGATAAATTTGATTTATACCCAAAAGCAACATTTAATTATGCAACTCAGTCATTAATTCCACCGGGTTCTACATTCAAGCCTCTTACAGCTGTTGCAGGTTTAGAATCAGGGGTAATAACTCCAGGTGAAATGATAAATGATACAGGAGTATTTAATATTCATCCAGAGATTTTTGGTAAAGCTTTTAAGCCAGGAGGATTAGAAGCTGCACAAGGGAACATAAGTTTAACAACAGCTATAGCAAAATCTATTAACTTCTACTTCTATGAAACTGCTACTAGAATGTATATACAAGCAGGAGGTAAGGCTAATAATGTTGAAGCTCTAAATTCTCTTGCTAAATATGCTTGGCAATTTGGATTAGGAGTTGATCCAAATAGTAATGCAAAGAAGTCAACAGGAATAGAAATTGGAGAAAGCTTTGGTCAGACGTACAATTTTACTGATAATAAAAAGAATTTCTTAGCAATGTCGACAGATAACATAATTACATTTTTAGATAACGGTGAATACAACGGAGTGTTTTTTGCTCCAATTCATTTAAAAGATTCTGATAATGATAATGATGCAGTTAAGGCAGCTAAGAAAGCAATCAAAGATAAAGTCAAAGATGCTATAGATAAGAATTCTGATAATCAGCAAGCAGTAAGCCATGATTTTTTTGCCAAGGATATAAAAAAAGATGTTTTAAACCTAATGAATAATTCTGATGAGTATAAGGCAAGTATATCTGGAAGAAGCGTAAATATTGATTCCCAGGCTACAATAGTAGCAGAAGAATTAGCTCAATTTGCAACTAATGATATGCCAGGACAAGTAAGATCCCCAGGTTCACTTGTTTCAGCATCAATAGGTCAAGGAATGAATAACTTTACTCCATTGCAACTAGTATCATACATATCAACTATTGCAAATGGAGGAACAAGATATAAGATTCATTTGGTAGATAAAGTTACAGATGGGGATGGAAATATAGTTCAAGAGTTTAAACCAGAAGTTTTAAATACAGTTAAAATGTCAAAAGAGACTCAAGATGCTGTTAAGCAAGGAATGACAGCTGTTAACCAAGAAGCAGATGGTACCGGTAGTTCTACATTTTTAGGATATCCAATACCAACAGCTGGTAAGACTGGTACAGCCGACGTTTCTGATGATCAATTAGAAAAAGGAAGGGAACCTTACGCAACATATGTCAGTTTTGCGCCAGCAAATGATCCACAGATAGCTGTAGCAGCGGTAGTATTTGATGGAGGTCATGGAAGTAATATTGCATCAGTAGTTAAATCAGTTTATGATGCTTATTTCAAGGATCAATTAAAGAATGACACACAGTATACTTCATCATCAGATACATGGAAAAAATATGTTTTAGGTAATCCATATACTCAAGAGGCAAATGCTTCACAGGCAAATACAAACCAAACTCATTAG
- the sfsA gene encoding DNA/RNA nuclease SfsA: MKYNNILKGKFISRPNRFIAYVEIDGNEEVCHVKNTGRCKELLTPNATVFIQKNDNPKRKTKFSLIGVIKGDRMINMDSQVTNKVVHEWILKGNLLKDVTLIKPETKYKNSRFDFYVETKNQKIFIEVKGVTLENNGIVKFPDAPTERGLRHLRELVDCVKEGYDAYVIFVIQMKDVVHFEPNVETHKEFGDTLKYAKENGVNIVAVDCLVDEDSINIRDYVDVIL; this comes from the coding sequence ATGAAATATAATAATATTCTAAAAGGAAAATTTATCTCAAGACCAAATAGATTTATAGCTTATGTTGAAATTGATGGCAATGAAGAAGTTTGCCATGTAAAAAATACTGGAAGATGCAAGGAACTTTTGACACCTAATGCGACAGTATTTATTCAAAAAAATGATAATCCTAAAAGGAAAACTAAGTTTTCTCTTATAGGCGTTATAAAAGGAGACAGAATGATCAATATGGATTCTCAAGTAACTAATAAGGTTGTTCATGAATGGATATTAAAAGGGAACCTCTTAAAAGATGTGACGTTAATAAAACCAGAAACTAAATATAAGAATTCAAGGTTTGACTTTTATGTTGAGACAAAGAATCAGAAAATTTTTATAGAAGTAAAAGGAGTGACTTTAGAGAATAATGGAATTGTAAAGTTTCCTGATGCACCTACGGAAAGAGGTCTTAGGCATCTTAGAGAACTTGTTGATTGCGTTAAAGAAGGGTATGATGCCTACGTCATATTCGTAATACAAATGAAAGATGTTGTTCATTTTGAACCTAATGTAGAGACTCATAAGGAATTTGGAGATACACTAAAATATGCAAAAGAGAATGGTGTAAATATAGTTGCAGTAGACTGTTTAGTGGATGAAGACAGTATTAATATAAGGGATTATGTTGATGTAATATTATAG
- the minC gene encoding septum site-determining protein MinC, with amino-acid sequence MYNNDGILIKGNKDGINTTINMNKFACFDDMLVLLIKKLSKGKHFYKGTTLILRIDLKLVNKKEVGILKEKLLTQIELKDIVLEDIEKEIEQVNEKEVKVFSGVYEGKTKFIRKTVRSGECINYQGNIVIVGDINSGAEVYAAGNVIVLGRIRGKVSAGTNGNIKAVIAAFLLQPELLKIANVIAMSPDDIQKPSYPELARIRDGLIIVEPYLPNKYIY; translated from the coding sequence ATGTATAATAATGATGGTATTTTAATAAAGGGAAATAAAGATGGAATAAATACAACTATCAATATGAATAAATTTGCTTGTTTTGATGATATGCTTGTATTACTAATAAAGAAACTTTCTAAAGGAAAGCATTTTTATAAAGGGACAACTCTAATATTAAGAATAGATTTAAAATTGGTTAATAAAAAGGAAGTAGGCATTCTTAAAGAAAAATTATTAACTCAAATTGAATTAAAAGATATTGTTCTAGAAGATATAGAAAAGGAAATTGAGCAGGTGAATGAAAAAGAGGTTAAGGTATTCTCCGGTGTATACGAAGGGAAAACTAAATTTATAAGAAAGACAGTTAGAAGCGGAGAATGTATTAATTACCAAGGAAACATAGTTATAGTAGGAGACATAAATAGTGGTGCAGAAGTATATGCAGCAGGGAATGTAATTGTTTTAGGACGTATAAGGGGTAAAGTGAGCGCTGGGACTAATGGAAATATAAAAGCGGTAATAGCAGCATTCCTACTACAACCTGAACTATTAAAAATTGCAAATGTTATAGCTATGTCTCCAGATGATATCCAAAAGCCAAGCTATCCAGAATTAGCAAGAATTAGGGATGGGTTGATAATAGTGGAACCATATTTACCAAATAAATATATATACTAA
- the minD gene encoding septum site-determining protein MinD: MGVSIVITSGKGGVGKTTTTANIGTALASLGKKVVVIDGDTGLRNLDVLLGLENRIVYTIIDVIEGRCRLKQGLIKDKRFANLFLLPTAQTKDKDDISPQEMLKIVNELKEEFDYVLIDSPAGIEQGFENAVIGAEKAIIVVNPEITSVRDADRVIGKLDSKGLEDHSVIVNRLNYEMTKNGDMLDVADIIETLSVELLGVVPDDKNITISTNKGEPIVLEEGAIAGQAFKNIARRITGEEVPIIDLHTEEHQGFFSSLKKLFKRN; encoded by the coding sequence ATGGGAGTATCTATTGTAATAACTTCAGGTAAAGGTGGAGTTGGAAAAACAACAACTACAGCCAATATAGGAACTGCTTTAGCATCACTTGGTAAGAAAGTAGTTGTTATAGATGGAGATACAGGGCTTAGAAATTTAGATGTATTGCTAGGATTAGAAAATAGAATAGTATATACAATAATTGATGTTATAGAAGGAAGATGCAGATTAAAACAAGGACTTATAAAAGATAAGAGATTTGCTAATTTATTTCTTTTACCAACAGCTCAAACTAAGGATAAAGATGATATAAGTCCACAGGAAATGTTAAAAATAGTAAATGAATTAAAAGAAGAGTTTGATTATGTCTTAATAGATTCTCCAGCAGGAATAGAACAAGGATTTGAAAATGCTGTAATAGGTGCGGAAAAAGCAATTATTGTTGTAAATCCAGAAATAACATCTGTTAGAGATGCTGATAGAGTTATTGGTAAGCTTGATTCAAAGGGATTGGAAGACCATTCTGTTATTGTAAATAGATTGAACTATGAAATGACTAAGAATGGAGATATGCTTGATGTAGCTGATATTATTGAAACATTATCAGTAGAGTTACTTGGAGTAGTTCCAGACGATAAGAATATAACTATTTCAACTAATAAAGGTGAACCTATTGTGTTAGAAGAGGGTGCGATTGCTGGACAAGCGTTCAAGAATATAGCTAGAAGAATTACAGGTGAGGAAGTTCCTATTATTGATTTACATACAGAAGAGCATCAGGGATTTTTTAGCTCCTTAAAGAAGCTATTTAAGCGAAATTAA
- the minE gene encoding cell division topological specificity factor MinE, translated as MGFFKSLNSKPTPKEVAKDRLKLILIHDRGEIAPDIIEKIREEILEVISKYIDIQVEDVEISVNKNGDEEGENTSALIANIPIKSIKGR; from the coding sequence ATGGGTTTTTTTAAGAGTTTAAATAGTAAGCCAACACCTAAAGAAGTTGCAAAAGACAGACTAAAGCTAATTCTTATACATGATAGAGGAGAAATTGCCCCAGATATTATTGAGAAAATAAGAGAAGAGATTTTAGAAGTAATTTCTAAGTATATTGATATACAAGTTGAGGATGTTGAAATATCCGTAAATAAGAATGGAGATGAAGAAGGTGAAAATACTTCTGCATTAATAGCTAACATTCCAATTAAAAGTATAAAGGGAAGATAA